CCGGTCGTGAGCGCCAGGCGGGCCGCCCCGGTCTTGCCCACCATGGGCCACAGCTGAGGGTCACGGGTGAGCGTGGCCTCGGGGAAGATCGCGATGCACCTTCCCTGCTCCAGCCCCTCGACCGCGGACGAGAACGCCGCAACGGCGTCGCCCGTCTCACGGTGCACGGGGATCTGGTCGGCCTCGCGCAGGAGCCAACCCACCACCGGCACCCGGAACACCTCCTCCTTGCCGAGGAACACCGGCGGCCGGCCGTTGTCGATGAGGAAGTGCGCGAACGTCAGCGGGTCGACGTAGGTCATGTGGTTGGAGCAGGCGACGAAGCCACCCTCAGCGGGCAGGTGCTCGGCTCCCCGCCAGTCGCGGCGGGTCAGCGCCATGAACAGCGGCCGCAGCAGGTGGACGACGAACCGGTACGCCCAGCTCTGCTCCTTCAGCGACACGCACGCTCCTTCGTCGTGGGAGCGCTGTCGCGCCCGACCTGCATCCTGCAGCGGATGCATCCTCGCCGCCGGGCGGGGGGCTTGTCGAGGCAGCACGCGGTGACTGCGACCATCGGGTGGTGAGCCAGTACGCAGCCCCGAGCCCGCGCCACGGGTGGACGCTCGTCCTGCCGGTGCAGAGCTCCACGCGTGCCAAGAGCCGGCTCGAGGTGCCCGCGGGTGTCGACCGCCCACGACTCGCTCGGGCCATCGCGCGCGACTCCCTCGCCGCGGTGCGCGCGACGTCGGCAGTGGCCCGGGTCGTCGTCGTCACCGCCGACGACGACCTGGCGGCCGAGTGCGCGGCCGCCGGTGACCACGTGGTCCGCGACAGCGGTCGCAGCCTCAGCGACGCCGTGCGGCGCGGTGTCGAGGTGGCCCAGCAGCTCGCCGCCGACCACCCCGCCGCCGTGCTCCTCGCCGACGTCCCGGCGCTCACCCCCGACGAGCTCGCTGCGGCGCTCGAGCAGGCAGCGAGCCGGCAGCTCGCCGTCGTCCCTGACGCCGAGGGCTCCGGCAGCGTGCTGCTCAGCGCCGCGCGGCCGGGCTTGCTGCAACCGGCCTTCGGCGGCGACTCCGCCCTCCGGCACGAGCAGCGCGGCGCCGTCCGGCTCGACCTGGACCTGCCTCGGCTGCGGCGCGACGTCGACACCTGGGCCGCCCTCACCGCGGCCGTCGCGCTCGGCGTCGGGCCGGCCACGGCCGCGGCCCTGGGCGGCGCGGTCGACCTGTGCCCGTGCGGGCCAGCCGCCGGCACCGCGCACTAGCCTGGCCGCCATGCAGGCATCGGTGCACGAGTTCGACACCACGACCGGCGCGGGCAGCGTGCTGCTGGACGACGGCACGCGCCTGCCGTTCGCCGCCGAGGCCTTCGAGCGCAGTGGCCTGCGACTGCTGCGCGTCGGCCAGCGCCTCACCGTCGAGGTCGCCGACGACCGCGTGGTGGGCCTGCGGATCGTCGGCGTCTGAGCGACGTCAGCTGCGCTCGTACTGCGCGCCGACCGCGTCGAGCTTGTCGAGGAACTGCTCGTAGCCGCGGTAGATCAGATCCACGCCGCGCACGGTGGAGGTGCCCTGTGCCGCCAGGGCCGCGATGAGGTAGCTGAACCCGCCGCGCAGGTCGGGCACCTCGATGTCACCGCCCTTGAGCGGCGTGGGCCCGGAGATCACGGCGGAGTGCTTGAAGTTGCGCTGACCGAAGCGGCACGGCAGCCCACCGAGGCACTCGCGGTAGAGCTGGATGGTCGCGCCCATGTCGACGAGCGCGCGGGTGAACCCGAGCCGGTTCTCGTACACCGTCTCGTGCAGGATCGACAGCCCGCTGGTCTGGGTGAGGGCCACGACGAGCGGCTGCTGCCAGTCGGTCATGAAGCCGGGGTGGACGTCGGTCTCGAGCACGAGCGAGCGCTGCGCCTCGCCCTCGCGCCAGAACCGGATGCCGCCGTCGTCGACCTCGAAGGCGCCGCCGATCTTCCGGAACACGTTGAGGAAGGTCATCATGTCGGGCTGGCGGGCGCCCTCGACGTAGATCTCGCCGCGGGTGGCCAGGGCCGCGCACGCCCAGGACGCCGCCTCCATGCGGTCGGGGATCGCGCGGTGGGTGAAGCCCTGGAGCGAGTCGACCCCCTCGATGCGGATCACCCGGTCGGTGTCGACGCTGATGATCGCGCCCATCTTCTGCAGCACCGCGATGAGGTCGAGGATCTCGGGCTCCATGGCGGCGTTGCGCAGCTCGGTGAGGCCCTGGGCCCGCACGGCGGTGAGCAGCACCTGCTCGGTGCCGCCGACGCTGGGGTACGGCAGCTCCAGCCGCGTGCCCTGCAGCCGCTGGGGGGCGTGCAGGTGCAGCCCCTCAGGGCGCTTCTCGACGACGGCGCCGAACTGGCGCAGCACGTCGAGGTGGTAGTCGATGGGCCGCTCACCGATCCGGCAGCCGCCGAGGTCGGGGATGAACGCCTCGCCGAGCCGGTGCAGCAGCGGGCCGCAGAACAGGATCGGGATGCGGCTGGACCCGGCGTGGGCGTCGATGTCGGCGACGTGGGCGCTCTCGACGTTCGTCGGGTCGAACAGCAGCTCACCCTGCTCGGCGCCGTCCGAGACCTGCACGCCGTGCAGCTCCAGGAGCCCGGAGACGATCCGGACGTCGGCGATCTGCGGCACACCGCGCAGCCGGCTGGGGCTCTCGGCGAGCAGGGTCGCCACCATGGCCTTCGAGACCAGGTTCTTGGCGCCGCGGACGCGGATCTCGCCCTTGAGCGGGGTGCCGCCGTGCACGGTGAGGACGTCAGTCATGCCCCCATCATCGCAAGGAAAAGGGCCGACACCCTCATCGAGGGTGCCGGCCCCTTCCGGCCGTGCTCGTCGTTCGGCGGTGGGTCAGCGGGCGCGGCCCGCGCGCTTGGCCGCCGCCTTCTTCGTGGTGGCCTTCTTGGCGGTCGCCTTCTTGGCGGTCGCCTTCGAAGCGGTGGCCTTCGAAGCAGTGGCCTTCGAAGCAGTGGCCTTCGAAGCGGTGGCCTTCTTGGCCGGTGCGGCCTTGGTCGTGGCCTTCTTCGTGGTGGCCTTCGAGGCGGTGGCCTTCTTCGCGGTCGCCTTCTTGGCCGGAGCCGCCTTGGTCGTGGCCTTCTTCGCCGTCGCCTTGGTGGCCGTCGACTTCTTGGCGGCCGTCTTCGTCGTCGCCTTGGTCGCGGCCTTCTTGGCGGTCGCCTTCTTGGCCGTCGAGGTGCTCGCCGCGGCCTTCTTCGCCGTCGTCTTCTTCGCCGTGGTCTTCTTCGCCGTCGTCTTCGACGCCGGAGCCGCAGCCCCGGCCGCCCGACGAGCGCCACCGGCCGCAGAGCCCGCAACCGACGCGGCGACCTTGGTGGCCGACGACGCCGCACGGCCGGCGGCGGCCGCGGTGAACGCCCGCAGCGCCTTGGCGTCGGAGGTGACCTCCTTGAACGCCGTGCCAGCGCGGAAGCGAGGCACCGAGGTCTTCTTGATCTTCACGGCCTGACCGGTCCGCGGGTTGCGGCCGGTGCGGGCGGCGCGGGCGGCCTTCTCGAAGGTGCCGAAGCCGGTGATGGCGACCTTCTCGCCCTTGGCGACCGTGACGGTGATGACGTCGACGACGGCCTCCAGGGCCTCGGCCGCGGCGCGCTTGCTGCCGAGACGTGACTCGAGTGCGTCGACCAGCTGTCCCTTGTTCACTGCGTTTCTCCCTCTTGGAGATGTCCGCCAGGCCGCTGCCCGGCTGATGCCGTTGCCGTCGAGCGGCGCTCGACTCGTGGACGACGGTAGGACCACACGGGGTCCACGTCCAACACATGCGAAGGTCTTAACGCTTGTGTCGCAAGCGTTTGGGGGCCAGGATCGGGCCTTCCGGTTACGGATCGACGGCGTCCTGACCGTGACGGTCGCGATCTGCTGACCAAGCACCGCAGCGGGATCGAGCGCCGAAACCCGTTGCAGCGCAGGCGAAGACGCGAAGAGCCCGATCACCCCCGTGGGGATGATCGGGCTCTTGCGAGGCCGCCAGGCTGGCCGGATCAGGCCGGCGTCGTCAGCGGCAACCAGGCTGGACGACCTTGCTCGAAATTCGTGATCTCGTCGCCGTGTCCGAGGGTCAACGAGATGTCGTCGAGGCCCTCGAGCAGCCGCCAGCGGGTGTAGTCGTCGACCTCGAAGGGGCAGGTGATGTCTCCCGCGTGCACCGTCTTGGCCTCCAGGTCGACCGTGACCTCGGTGCCCGGCTCGTTCTCGAGGAGCTTCCAGAGCAGCTCGACGTCGTCCTGGCTCACCTGCGCGGTCAGCAGGCCTTGCTTACCGCTGTTGCCGCGGAAGATGTCGGCGAAGCGCGAGCTGACGACGACCCGGAAGCCGTAGTTCATCAGCGCCCACACGGCGTGCTCCCGCGACGAACCGGTGCCGAAGTCGGGGCCGGCCACCAGGACGCTGCCGTCCCGGAACGCCGGCTGGTTGAGGACGAACGTCTCGTCCGACCGCCAGGCCGCGAACAGGCCGTCCTCGAATCCGGTGCGCGTCACGCGCTTGAGGTAGACCGCCGGGATGATCTGGTCGGTGTCGACGTTGCTGCGGCGCAGCGGGACGCCGATACCAGTGTGTCGCGTGAAGGGCTGCATGGTGGCTCCTCAGTCCAGGTCGGCGGGGGACGACAGGGTTCCGCGGACGGCCGTGGCCGCCGCGACGGGCGGTGAGACCAGGTGGGTGCGCCCGCCCTTGCCCTGCCGGCCCTCGAAGTTGCGGTTCGACGTCGATGCGCTGCGTTCCCCAGGCGCCAGCTGGTCGGGGTTCATGCCGAGGCACATCGAGCATCCGGCGAGCCGCCAGTCGGCACCGGCCTGCGTGAACACCTGGTCGAGCCCCTCGCTCTCAGCCTGCAGCCGCACGCGCGCGGAGCCCGGCACCACCATCATCCGCACGCCGTCCTTGACCTTGCGGCCCTTCAGCACCTGGGCGGCAGCGCGCAGGTCCTCGATGCGGCCGTTGGTGCACGACCCCACGAACACGGTGTCGACGGCGATCTCGCGCAGCGGGGTGCCAGCGGTGAGGCCCATGTACTCCAGGGCTCGCTCGGCCGCCGTGCGGGCGTTGTCGTCGCCGAGGGTTGCCGGGTCGGGCACGCGCTCGCCGAGCGGCAGACCCTGCCCGGGGTTGGTGCCCCAGGTGACGAAGGGCGTGAGCTCGGCGGCGTCGATGACCACCTCGCGGTCGAACTGCGCGTCGTCGTCCGTGCGCAGGGACCGCCAGGCGGCCACGGCGTCGTCCCAGTCGCTGCCCCGGGGCGCGTGCGGGCGGCCCTCGAGGTAGGCGAACGTCGTCTCGTCGGGCGCGATCATGCCCGCGCGGGCACCGGCCTCGATCGACATGTTGCACACGGTCATCCGCGACTCCATCGACAGCGCCTCGATGGCCTCACCGCGGTACTCGATGACGTGGCCCTGGCCGCCGGCCGTGCCGATGCGCGCGATCACGGCGAGCACGAGGTCCTTGGCGGTGACACCGTCGGGCAGCACGCCGTTGACCGTCACCGCCATCGTGCGGAAGGGCTTGAGCGACAACGTCTGCGTGGCGAGCACGTGCTCGACCTCGCTCGTGCCGATGCCGAACGCGAGGGCCCCGAAGGCTCCGTGCGTCGAGGTGTGCGAGTCACCGCAGACGATGGTCATGCCCGGCTGCGTCAGACCCAGCTGCGGCCCGATGACGTGGACGATGCCCTGCTCGGCGTCGCCCATCGGATGCAGCCGCACCCCGAACTCCTCGCAGTTGCGGCGCAGCGTCTCGACCTGCGTGCGCGACACCGGGTCGGCGATGGGCCCGGGCACGGTGGGGACGTTGTGGTCCTCGGTCGCGATCGTGAGGTCCGGTCGCCGCACCGGGCGTCCCTCGAGGCGCAGCCCGTCGAACGCCTGGGGGCTGGTCACCTCGTGCAGCAGGTGCAGGTCGATGTAGATGAGGTCCGGCTCGCCCTCTGCCCTGCGGACGACGTGCGCGTCCCAGACCTTCTCCGCCAGCGTGCGGCCCATGTCGACTGTCCTTTCGTGGTCTCGCCTCGGCAGCGATGGTGACGTCGTTGTCACCGCGCCGGGACTTGCTTCTCACGTGGTGAGACGGCAATATCGAGGCATGGACAACTCTAGCGGAGTCGGCGTCCTCGACAAGGCCGCCGTCGTTCTGGGCGCCTTGGAGGCCGGGCCCTCGACCCTCGCCCAGCTCGTGGCGGCCACCGGCCTGGCCCGGCCCACCGCCCACCGGCTCGCCGTGGCCCTCGAGCACCACCGGATCGTGGCGCGCGACATGCAGGGCCGCTTCGTGCTCGGCCCGCGCCTGGGTGAGCTCGCCTCGGCCGCCGGCGAGGACCGCCTGCTGGCCGCCGCCGGCCCGGTGCTCGCCGCCCTGCGCGACCACACCGGCGAGAGCGCGCAGCTGTTCCGCCGCCAGGGCGACCACCGCATCTGCGTGGCAGCCGCCGAGCGCCCGGTCGGCTTGCGCGACTCCATCCCCGTCGGCTCGTCGCTGTCGATGCTCGCGGGTTCGGCGGCCCAGATCCTGCTGGCCTGGGAAGAGCCCGACCGGCTTCACCGCGGGCTGCAGGGCGCGGCGTTCACCGCGACCGCGCTGTCCGGCGTCCGCCGTCGGGGCTGGGCGCAGAGCGTGGGCGAGCGCGAGGCCGGCGTCGCCTCGGTGTCGGCGCCGGTGCGCGGCCCGTCGGGTCGCGTCGTGGCGGCCGTGTCGATCAGCGGCCCCATCGAGCGCCTGTCGCGCCAGCCGGGCCGGCTGCACGCGCCGTCCGTCGTGGCCGGCGCCAACAAGCTCAGCGAGGTGCTCCGCCGCGCGAGCTGACCCGGGCTCTCCCCGCAGATACCCGCCGTCTTCCGGTCAACGAGGCCTCTGAGGGGCCGAGATCACCGGACTTCGGCGGGTATCTGCGTCGTGGGAGCCGGCGTCGGGGCGGCTGCGCGGCGGCGGTCGACGAGCACGCTCGCCGTGGCCATCGCGAGCCCGATGGCGGCCAGTCCCGCGCCGACCCAGGCGGGCGAGGTCCAGCCGTAGCCGGCGTCGATCACCAGGCCGCCCAGGAACGCGCCCGAGGCGTTGGCCAGGTTGAGCGCCGAGTGGTTGAGCGAGGCACCGAGCGCCGCCGCCCCCGGGCCCGCGGTGTCCATGAGCCGCAGCTGCAGGGCGTTGACCGTGATCGAGCCCACGATGCCGAGCGAGACGACCGCGGCGGCGACGCCGACCCGCGAGTGGGCGGCGAAGGGGAACGACGCGAGCACGGCGAGCGTGAGCGTGAACCCGAGCAGCAGGGCGCGCGGCACCGACCAGTCGGCGAGGCGGCCGCCCAGCACGGTGCCGATGGTCATGCCGACGCCGAAGACGGCGAGCGCGATCGGGACGGCACGCGGCTGCCAGCCGGCGACCTCGGTGAGCAGCGGCGCGATGTAGCTGTAGACGGCGAACATGCCGCCGAAGCCGATCGCCCCGATGGCCATCGTCACCCAGACCTGGCCCTTGGCGAGCGCGCGCACCTCCTGCCGGCGGCTCGCCCCCTCGTGGGCCCGCACGTGGGGCACCAGCCGCCACACGAGCGCCACGGTGAGCAGCCCCACGAAGGCCACGAACCAGTACGCCGCCCGCCAGCCGAGCTGCTGACCGAGCCACGACGACGCCGGCACGCCCACGACGTTGGCGGCGGTCAGGCCGAGCAACGGGAACGCGGCCGCGCGGCCCCGACGTCCGGGGTCGGCCATCGAGACCGCGACCAGCGAGGCGATGCCGAAGTAGGCGCCGTGCGGGACGCCGGACAGGAACCGGGCGAGCACCAGCCCGGTGTAGCTCGGTGCGAGCGCCGAGGCGACGTTACCGAGCGCGAACGCCACCATCAGCGCCATGAGCAGGCGCGTCCGGGGGATGCGGGCGGTGAGCACGGCGAGTAGCGGCGCCCCCACGACGACACCCAGCGCGTAGGCCGAGATGACCCGGCCGGCGGCGGGGATCGAGACGTCCAGGCCGCGGGCGATGTCGGGCAGCAGGCCCATGGTGACGAACTCCGTCGTGCCGATCGCGAAACCACCGACCGCCAGCGAGGTCAGCGCTGGCGCGATGGACGGCGAAGCGGTACGGGTCACGTCCGGCGCCAACGCTCGACATCCTGCCACTTCATCCCGGTGCTCTCCTGGGTGTCACATGACGAAGGCCCCCGTCCGAGGACGGGGGCCTTCGTGCTCGTAGCCCCGACGGGATTCGAACCCGCGCTACCGCCTTGAGAGGGCGGCGTGCTAGGCCGCTACACAACGGGGCCCTAGCTGGTGTTGCGTGAAGGATCTTACCTGCTCTCGCAGGAACATCCTCGCTGGGGTACCAGGACTCGAACCTAGACTAACTGAACCAGAATCAGTCGTGCTGCCAATTACACCATACCCCACCGGGGTATCACGTCCGACGCGGGGAACCGCTCCGGGGCCGTGACCCGACCGCCGATACTAGCGGGCCGACGGTCGCTCCCCCAAATCAGCCCAGCCGTCAGCCCAGCCTTCAGCCCAGCCGCGAGCGCAGGGCCATGAGCCGGGTGAGCGTCGAGGCGTGGCCGAGGATCTCCATCGACTCGAACAGCGGCGGCGACACCCGGCGGCCGGTGACGGCGACGCGCAGCGGTCCGAAGGCGAACTTCGGCTTGATCCCCAGCCCGTCGACCAGTGCCGCACGCAGCGACGCCTCGATCTGCGCCGTCGACCAGTCCGCCAGCGGCTGCAGCGCCGTGACGGCCGCGTCGAGCACCGCGGGGGCGTCGTCCTTGAGCGAGGCGAGGGCGTCGTCCTCGACCACCAGGTCGTGATCGTCGACGAGCAGGAAGCCGATCATGCCGGCGGCCTCGTTCAGCCGCACCATGCGCGTCTGCACCAGCGGGGTGGCCGCCCGCACGACCTCGTGGTCGCGCTCGCGCGGCTCGTCGCCGAGCAGTCCGTCGAACTGCAGGCGCGCGACCAGCCGGTCGGTGAGATCGTCCTCGCTGAGGCTGCGGATGTAGTGGCCGTTGAGCCAGTCGAGCTTGTCGAGGTCGAAGACCGGCCCGACGGTGTTCACGCGCTTCCAGTCGAAGTGCTCGACCATGTCGTCGAAGGAGAAGACCTCCTCGCCCCCCGGCATCGAGTAGCCGAGCAGGGCCAGGAAGTTGCGCAGCGCCTCGGGCAGGTAGCCCTGCTCCTGGAACCAGGTGAGGCGCGCGGCCGGGTTCTTGCGCTTGCTGATCTTCGACTTGTTCGCGTTGCGCAGCAACGGCATGTGCGCGAACTTCGGCAGCGGCAGACCGAGCCAGGTGTAGAGCAGCACGTGCTTCGGCGTCGAGCTGATCCACTCCTCGC
This is a stretch of genomic DNA from Angustibacter sp. Root456. It encodes these proteins:
- a CDS encoding 1-acyl-sn-glycerol-3-phosphate acyltransferase codes for the protein MSLKEQSWAYRFVVHLLRPLFMALTRRDWRGAEHLPAEGGFVACSNHMTYVDPLTFAHFLIDNGRPPVFLGKEEVFRVPVVGWLLREADQIPVHRETGDAVAAFSSAVEGLEQGRCIAIFPEATLTRDPQLWPMVGKTGAARLALTTGCSVVPVAQWGPQEILMPYAKRLRLLPRKTMRVLAGPPVDLDDLRGRPLDAEVLTEASGRIMRDITGLLEQLRGEQAPARRFDPREHGLPRTGNPHKPKRRAS
- the cofC gene encoding 2-phospho-L-lactate guanylyltransferase, encoding MSQYAAPSPRHGWTLVLPVQSSTRAKSRLEVPAGVDRPRLARAIARDSLAAVRATSAVARVVVVTADDDLAAECAAAGDHVVRDSGRSLSDAVRRGVEVAQQLAADHPAAVLLADVPALTPDELAAALEQAASRQLAVVPDAEGSGSVLLSAARPGLLQPAFGGDSALRHEQRGAVRLDLDLPRLRRDVDTWAALTAAVALGVGPATAAALGGAVDLCPCGPAAGTAH
- the murA gene encoding UDP-N-acetylglucosamine 1-carboxyvinyltransferase gives rise to the protein MTDVLTVHGGTPLKGEIRVRGAKNLVSKAMVATLLAESPSRLRGVPQIADVRIVSGLLELHGVQVSDGAEQGELLFDPTNVESAHVADIDAHAGSSRIPILFCGPLLHRLGEAFIPDLGGCRIGERPIDYHLDVLRQFGAVVEKRPEGLHLHAPQRLQGTRLELPYPSVGGTEQVLLTAVRAQGLTELRNAAMEPEILDLIAVLQKMGAIISVDTDRVIRIEGVDSLQGFTHRAIPDRMEAASWACAALATRGEIYVEGARQPDMMTFLNVFRKIGGAFEVDDGGIRFWREGEAQRSLVLETDVHPGFMTDWQQPLVVALTQTSGLSILHETVYENRLGFTRALVDMGATIQLYRECLGGLPCRFGQRNFKHSAVISGPTPLKGGDIEVPDLRGGFSYLIAALAAQGTSTVRGVDLIYRGYEQFLDKLDAVGAQYERS
- a CDS encoding HU family DNA-binding protein, producing the protein MNKGQLVDALESRLGSKRAAAEALEAVVDVITVTVAKGEKVAITGFGTFEKAARAARTGRNPRTGQAVKIKKTSVPRFRAGTAFKEVTSDAKALRAFTAAAAGRAASSATKVAASVAGSAAGGARRAAGAAAPASKTTAKKTTAKKTTAKKAAASTSTAKKATAKKAATKATTKTAAKKSTATKATAKKATTKAAPAKKATAKKATASKATTKKATTKAAPAKKATASKATASKATASKATASKATAKKATAKKATTKKAAAKRAGRAR
- the leuD gene encoding 3-isopropylmalate dehydratase small subunit; translation: MQPFTRHTGIGVPLRRSNVDTDQIIPAVYLKRVTRTGFEDGLFAAWRSDETFVLNQPAFRDGSVLVAGPDFGTGSSREHAVWALMNYGFRVVVSSRFADIFRGNSGKQGLLTAQVSQDDVELLWKLLENEPGTEVTVDLEAKTVHAGDITCPFEVDDYTRWRLLEGLDDISLTLGHGDEITNFEQGRPAWLPLTTPA
- the leuC gene encoding 3-isopropylmalate dehydratase large subunit, producing MGRTLAEKVWDAHVVRRAEGEPDLIYIDLHLLHEVTSPQAFDGLRLEGRPVRRPDLTIATEDHNVPTVPGPIADPVSRTQVETLRRNCEEFGVRLHPMGDAEQGIVHVIGPQLGLTQPGMTIVCGDSHTSTHGAFGALAFGIGTSEVEHVLATQTLSLKPFRTMAVTVNGVLPDGVTAKDLVLAVIARIGTAGGQGHVIEYRGEAIEALSMESRMTVCNMSIEAGARAGMIAPDETTFAYLEGRPHAPRGSDWDDAVAAWRSLRTDDDAQFDREVVIDAAELTPFVTWGTNPGQGLPLGERVPDPATLGDDNARTAAERALEYMGLTAGTPLREIAVDTVFVGSCTNGRIEDLRAAAQVLKGRKVKDGVRMMVVPGSARVRLQAESEGLDQVFTQAGADWRLAGCSMCLGMNPDQLAPGERSASTSNRNFEGRQGKGGRTHLVSPPVAAATAVRGTLSSPADLD
- a CDS encoding IclR family transcriptional regulator is translated as MDNSSGVGVLDKAAVVLGALEAGPSTLAQLVAATGLARPTAHRLAVALEHHRIVARDMQGRFVLGPRLGELASAAGEDRLLAAAGPVLAALRDHTGESAQLFRRQGDHRICVAAAERPVGLRDSIPVGSSLSMLAGSAAQILLAWEEPDRLHRGLQGAAFTATALSGVRRRGWAQSVGEREAGVASVSAPVRGPSGRVVAAVSISGPIERLSRQPGRLHAPSVVAGANKLSEVLRRAS
- a CDS encoding MFS transporter, with the translated sequence MTRTASPSIAPALTSLAVGGFAIGTTEFVTMGLLPDIARGLDVSIPAAGRVISAYALGVVVGAPLLAVLTARIPRTRLLMALMVAFALGNVASALAPSYTGLVLARFLSGVPHGAYFGIASLVAVSMADPGRRGRAAAFPLLGLTAANVVGVPASSWLGQQLGWRAAYWFVAFVGLLTVALVWRLVPHVRAHEGASRRQEVRALAKGQVWVTMAIGAIGFGGMFAVYSYIAPLLTEVAGWQPRAVPIALAVFGVGMTIGTVLGGRLADWSVPRALLLGFTLTLAVLASFPFAAHSRVGVAAAVVSLGIVGSITVNALQLRLMDTAGPGAAALGASLNHSALNLANASGAFLGGLVIDAGYGWTSPAWVGAGLAAIGLAMATASVLVDRRRAAAPTPAPTTQIPAEVR
- the gltX gene encoding glutamate--tRNA ligase, with translation MSEATGPVRLRVAPSPTGDPHVGTAYMSLFNLAFVRQQGGQFVLRVEDTDRARYRDDSEQQLYDTLSWLGLHWDEGPDKGGPFAPYRQSERLETYKPYVERLLADGHAYYCWCSTERLQEMREAQQAAKQPTGYDRLCYGKTREERAQLPGFSETPVVRMLIPDDAPLTFTDVIRGEVNAPRPDDQVILKADGFPTYHLAVVVDDYEMGITHVVRGEEWISSTPKHVLLYTWLGLPLPKFAHMPLLRNANKSKISKRKNPAARLTWFQEQGYLPEALRNFLALLGYSMPGGEEVFSFDDMVEHFDWKRVNTVGPVFDLDKLDWLNGHYIRSLSEDDLTDRLVARLQFDGLLGDEPRERDHEVVRAATPLVQTRMVRLNEAAGMIGFLLVDDHDLVVEDDALASLKDDAPAVLDAAVTALQPLADWSTAQIEASLRAALVDGLGIKPKFAFGPLRVAVTGRRVSPPLFESMEILGHASTLTRLMALRSRLG